The Streptomyces hundungensis genome contains the following window.
CGACGACAACGCGGCAGATGGGCGTGCCAGGCCCCCGCGTCCCAGACAAGATCCGCCGGACAGGCCCTAGCCCCGGCGTCCGGCGCGGCACCCCCGTCGGTGCCGCCCGGCCCGGTTCGCGGTCCCCATGGGCCCCTTTCCCGCCCCCCGGCTCGACCCCATTCAAATACCGGTATAGTAATGGGAATGGTCAAGATCAAGAGCGATACCCAGATGGACGCCATGCGGGAGGCCGGGCGCGTGGTCGCCCATGCCCTGGCGGCCGCGCGGAACGCGGCCGGGGTGGGCGTGGAGCTCCGCGCGCTCGACGCCGCGGCCCGCGACGTCCTGTTCAAGGCGGGCGCCACCTCGCCGTTCCTCGACTACCACCCCGACTTCGCACCCGTTCCCTTTCCCGCCACCGCCTGCGTATCCGTCAACGACGCGATCGTGCACGGCATCCCGGACGACTACCGGCTGCGCGACGGCGACCTGGTCAGCGTGGACTACGGGGCGATCCTCGACGGCTGGGCCGGGGACTCGGCGATCAGCTTCACCGTCGGCCGCGCCCGGCCCGAGGACGTACGGCTCGTGGAGACGGCGTTCCGCGCACTGGACGCCGGGATCGCGGCGGCGGTCGTCGGCGGCCGCATCGGCGACATCGCGCACGCGATCGGCACGGTGTGCCGGTCGGCGGGGTACGGCATTCCGGACGGGTTCGCCGGTCACGGCATCGGCCGGGACATGCACGAGGATCCCGGCGTGCCCAACGAGGGGCGGGCCGGGCGCGGCATGGTGCTGCGGCACGGCATGGTGCTCGCGATCGAACCGATGGTGATCGGCGACGGGAGCGACGGCTACTACCCGGCGGCCGACGGGTGGACCCTGCGCACGCTGAGCGGGGCACGCGCCGCCCACGCCGAGCACACGGTCGCCGTCACCGACGCGGGGCCCCGCGTGCTCACCCTCCCCTGACCGGGCGCGCGCCGGAACGCGGGCCCGCTCAGTTGTCGGCCAGGAACTCCTGGGCCAGCGCCTGGCCCAGGGTCGCGGCGGCGCCGTGGCTCTCGATGGGCGTGGCCTGCGAGTGCTGGAACAGGATGTAGGTGACGCCGGATTCGGCGCCGCCCGTCCGGGGGTCGGGGTTCATGCCGAGCGCCTTGGCGGTGGCGTAG
Protein-coding sequences here:
- the map gene encoding type I methionyl aminopeptidase; translation: MVKIKSDTQMDAMREAGRVVAHALAAARNAAGVGVELRALDAAARDVLFKAGATSPFLDYHPDFAPVPFPATACVSVNDAIVHGIPDDYRLRDGDLVSVDYGAILDGWAGDSAISFTVGRARPEDVRLVETAFRALDAGIAAAVVGGRIGDIAHAIGTVCRSAGYGIPDGFAGHGIGRDMHEDPGVPNEGRAGRGMVLRHGMVLAIEPMVIGDGSDGYYPAADGWTLRTLSGARAAHAEHTVAVTDAGPRVLTLP